From Eubacterium sp. 1001713B170207_170306_E7, the proteins below share one genomic window:
- a CDS encoding ABC transporter ATP-binding protein: MLKVKDLNVYYGKIHAIKGITFEVNDGEIVTLIGANGAGKTTTLQTVSGLLRAEKGIISFQGEDISKVKPYQIPDLGIAHVPEGRQVFAEMTVYENLVMGAFIRKDKREIAQDMEMVFNYFPRLKERSKQIAGTLSGGEQQMLAIGRALMTRPKLLLLDEPSMGLAPILVDEIFSMIQTINSAGTTILLVEQNANKALRIANRGYVLETGKIKLHGTSEELLANDEVRTAYLGG, encoded by the coding sequence ATGTTAAAAGTAAAAGATCTTAATGTATATTATGGAAAAATCCACGCCATCAAGGGCATTACCTTTGAGGTGAACGACGGTGAGATTGTCACCCTGATCGGCGCCAACGGCGCGGGTAAAACCACCACCCTTCAGACCGTGTCGGGGCTGCTGAGGGCGGAAAAGGGGATTATCTCCTTTCAGGGAGAAGACATCAGCAAGGTAAAACCTTACCAGATTCCAGATCTAGGCATCGCCCATGTACCCGAAGGCCGTCAGGTCTTTGCAGAAATGACTGTGTACGAGAATCTCGTAATGGGCGCTTTTATCCGGAAGGACAAGCGGGAGATCGCGCAGGATATGGAAATGGTCTTTAACTATTTCCCACGTCTGAAGGAGCGTTCCAAGCAGATCGCCGGCACCCTGAGCGGCGGCGAGCAGCAGATGCTGGCCATTGGCCGGGCGCTGATGACAAGACCGAAGCTTCTGCTTCTGGACGAACCGTCCATGGGGCTTGCCCCGATTCTGGTCGATGAGATTTTCAGTATGATCCAGACCATCAACAGCGCCGGAACCACTATTCTGCTGGTCGAGCAGAACGCCAACAAAGCCCTGCGGATCGCCAACCGCGGCTATGTGCTGGAAACCGGTAAAATCAAACTGCACGGAACGTCAGAAGAGCTGCTGGCCAACGACGAGGTACGCACCGCATATCTGGGCGGCTGA
- a CDS encoding ABC transporter ATP-binding protein: protein MPILEAKDVTMRFGGLTAVDKFNLTLGSNELVGLIGPNGAGKTTIFNTLTGVYVPTEGNISIEGKSIVGKSPHEVVKMGAARTFQNIRLFKDLTAIENVEIAYHNFVNYNLAQGLFRTRKFWKEEQRAYEECKKLLEIFDMGEYEQTKAKNLPYGQQRKLEIARALASDPKVLMLDEPAAGMNPNETEELMETIHFIRNKFNITVLLIEHDMKLVMGICERIVVVDYGRTIAEGTPDEIKNNPDVIRAYLGD from the coding sequence ATGCCAATTCTTGAAGCGAAGGATGTAACCATGCGTTTTGGCGGTCTGACCGCTGTCGATAAATTTAATCTCACCCTGGGTTCCAATGAGCTGGTCGGGCTGATCGGCCCGAACGGCGCAGGAAAGACCACGATCTTTAATACCCTTACCGGCGTCTATGTGCCGACCGAGGGAAACATCAGCATTGAGGGCAAGAGCATTGTGGGAAAATCGCCTCACGAAGTGGTTAAAATGGGCGCGGCCCGTACCTTTCAGAACATCCGCCTGTTTAAGGACCTGACCGCCATCGAAAATGTCGAAATCGCCTACCACAATTTTGTCAATTACAATCTGGCCCAGGGCCTTTTCCGTACCAGAAAATTCTGGAAGGAAGAGCAAAGGGCCTATGAGGAATGTAAAAAGCTTCTTGAAATTTTTGACATGGGCGAATACGAACAGACCAAGGCAAAAAACCTGCCCTATGGCCAGCAGCGTAAGCTTGAAATTGCAAGGGCTCTGGCATCGGACCCAAAGGTTCTGATGCTGGATGAGCCGGCAGCGGGGATGAACCCCAACGAGACCGAAGAGCTGATGGAAACCATCCATTTTATCCGGAATAAGTTTAATATTACCGTTCTTTTGATCGAGCACGATATGAAACTGGTCATGGGGATCTGCGAGCGGATTGTGGTGGTCGACTATGGCCGTACCATTGCAGAGGGAACACCGGACGAGATAAAAAACAATCCTGATGTAATCCGGGCTTATCTCGGAGACTAG
- a CDS encoding branched-chain amino acid ABC transporter permease: MTKELKKSYIVNAISMIVIFAVIYSLVTFKVVTNYFGGIVILTCIMIIMATSLNIVAGFLGEMALGHAGFMAIGAYTAASVSIAITNGNDSLPALLVLIIASLAGGVAAGIVGIVIGTPSLRLRGDYLGIVTIGFAEIIRIFFVNFQPTGGAQGLKGIPRIATLGYVYWIMIVVILLIFTLGRSKFGRAIMSIREDEIASEAAGIPTTKYKVMAFTISSFFAGIGGSLYAHYQGYLDPNKFQFMFSIEIFVIVVLGGLGSVTGSILSAIVLTVLPELLRQFSEYRLLVYSLALIIMMIFRPQGMLGRYEFSLTRFFENLKNRKNTTKNSVDGGDA, translated from the coding sequence ATGACCAAAGAACTGAAAAAATCGTACATTGTCAACGCAATCTCAATGATCGTAATCTTTGCAGTGATTTACTCGCTTGTAACCTTTAAGGTTGTTACCAACTATTTTGGCGGGATTGTCATTCTGACCTGTATTATGATCATTATGGCGACAAGCTTAAATATTGTCGCAGGCTTCCTGGGCGAAATGGCCCTGGGCCACGCGGGCTTTATGGCCATTGGGGCCTATACCGCTGCTAGTGTGTCCATTGCCATCACAAACGGGAACGATTCGCTGCCCGCGCTTCTGGTGCTGATCATCGCCTCGCTGGCCGGCGGGGTTGCCGCAGGGATTGTCGGGATTGTGATCGGGACACCGAGCCTGCGTCTCCGCGGGGACTACCTCGGGATTGTGACCATCGGCTTTGCCGAAATTATCCGTATTTTCTTTGTAAACTTCCAGCCGACCGGCGGCGCCCAGGGCCTGAAGGGGATTCCCCGTATTGCGACCCTCGGCTATGTTTACTGGATTATGATCGTAGTGATTCTGCTGATCTTTACACTGGGACGCTCCAAGTTCGGCCGGGCCATTATGTCCATTCGTGAGGATGAGATTGCCTCCGAAGCCGCCGGAATTCCGACCACCAAGTACAAGGTCATGGCCTTTACCATCTCCTCGTTTTTTGCAGGTATCGGCGGCTCCCTTTACGCGCACTACCAGGGCTATCTGGATCCGAATAAGTTCCAGTTCATGTTTTCGATTGAAATATTTGTTATTGTCGTACTGGGCGGACTGGGCAGTGTGACCGGCTCCATTCTTTCTGCCATTGTGCTGACCGTTCTGCCGGAGCTTCTGCGTCAGTTCTCAGAATACCGGCTGCTGGTCTACTCACTGGCGCTGATCATTATGATGATTTTCAGACCCCAGGGCATGCTGGGGCGTTACGAGTTCTCGCTCACGCGGTTCTTTGAAAACCTGAAAAACCGAAAGAATACAACAAAGAATTCAGTGGATGGAGGTGACGCATAA
- a CDS encoding branched-chain amino acid ABC transporter permease, with the protein MVFLQQFINGLNSGSIYALIAIGYTLVYGILKLINFAHGEIMMFGAYFAFIAATTLNWPFWAVIAFSMILTAVMGVVIEFIAYRPLRNAPRLSALITAIGVSMFLQNLALMIFGADPKVMPKIFPQVVFHVGGLEINSITLITIGLSVLFMILLELFIQKTKQGRAMRAVSENQNAAILMGINVNRTISLTFLIGSALGALGGILYSTAYLNIAPTMGTMPGLKAFVAAVLGGIGSVPGAMLGGFIIGMIETMTKAYISSTWADAIVFLVLIVVLLFKPTGILGKNTREKV; encoded by the coding sequence GTGGTATTTTTGCAGCAGTTCATTAACGGACTGAATTCAGGCAGTATATACGCATTGATCGCCATCGGTTATACGTTGGTTTACGGGATCCTTAAGCTCATCAACTTCGCCCACGGCGAGATCATGATGTTTGGAGCCTATTTTGCGTTTATTGCCGCTACGACACTGAACTGGCCCTTCTGGGCGGTTATTGCATTTTCAATGATTTTAACCGCGGTGATGGGTGTAGTCATTGAATTTATCGCTTACCGGCCATTGAGAAACGCGCCGAGATTATCCGCACTCATTACAGCCATTGGCGTAAGTATGTTTTTACAGAACCTGGCACTCATGATCTTTGGAGCAGATCCAAAGGTTATGCCAAAGATTTTTCCGCAGGTAGTATTCCATGTGGGAGGTCTGGAAATTAATTCTATTACATTAATTACTATTGGTCTTTCTGTGCTTTTTATGATCTTATTGGAATTATTTATACAGAAAACGAAACAGGGCCGCGCCATGCGCGCCGTTTCAGAAAATCAGAATGCCGCTATTTTAATGGGAATTAATGTGAATAGAACTATTTCACTGACATTTTTAATCGGCTCTGCCTTAGGCGCCTTGGGCGGGATTTTATACAGTACCGCCTATCTGAATATTGCGCCGACTATGGGCACCATGCCTGGACTCAAGGCCTTTGTGGCCGCGGTACTGGGCGGTATCGGCAGTGTGCCGGGCGCCATGCTGGGCGGCTTTATCATCGGGATGATTGAAACCATGACCAAAGCCTACATTTCATCGACCTGGGCAGACGCCATTGTCTTTTTAGTGCTGATCGTTGTGCTTCTGTTTAAGCCGACCGGTATCCTCGGCAAGAATACGAGAGAGAAGGTGTAA
- a CDS encoding ABC transporter substrate-binding protein yields MKKKIMSALMVGVMCVSVFAFAGCSSSGSGSSGDTIKIGALGPYTGDTAMYGVAAKNGIELAAEQINENGGIDGKKVEVVSYDTKGDSTEAVNAYNRLRDQDGVVAIVGSVLTGESMAIKEMAKDDNMPILTPTSTAADVTADAPNSFRVCYLDEYQGNAGANFAVSTENGGLGAKTAAMLVNSGSAYSQGLADAFKTTFEAKGGKVVGSESYADKDKDFSAQLTKIKELNPEVVYIPDYYNVAGPIMQKAKEMGITAKFVGGDGWDSVQVDYADAAQGQYFANHYAADSPKEAVQSFINSYKDKYSEAANSFAALGYDGMNVMAEAIKNAGSTDSQAVVDALQKIDFDGVTGHFTFDEQGNPKGKDITIIQVDNGELKFVTTVQGDN; encoded by the coding sequence ATGAAGAAAAAAATCATGAGTGCTCTAATGGTTGGCGTTATGTGTGTATCCGTTTTCGCCTTTGCTGGCTGCAGCTCATCCGGAAGCGGAAGCAGTGGAGATACCATCAAGATCGGTGCTTTAGGCCCATACACCGGCGACACCGCAATGTATGGTGTGGCAGCTAAAAACGGGATCGAGCTGGCCGCAGAACAGATCAATGAAAACGGCGGCATCGACGGCAAAAAGGTCGAAGTCGTTTCCTACGATACTAAGGGTGACTCCACCGAAGCAGTCAACGCGTACAATCGTCTGCGCGACCAGGACGGCGTTGTCGCCATTGTCGGCTCCGTACTGACCGGCGAAAGCATGGCAATCAAAGAAATGGCTAAGGATGACAATATGCCAATCTTAACCCCGACCTCCACTGCGGCGGACGTTACCGCTGACGCTCCAAACAGCTTCCGCGTATGCTACCTTGATGAATATCAGGGCAACGCTGGTGCGAATTTTGCAGTGAGCACTGAAAACGGCGGCTTGGGCGCTAAAACAGCCGCGATGCTGGTAAACTCAGGCAGCGCTTATTCCCAGGGGTTAGCGGACGCTTTTAAAACGACCTTTGAAGCCAAGGGCGGCAAGGTTGTCGGCAGCGAATCCTACGCAGATAAAGATAAAGACTTCAGCGCTCAGCTGACCAAAATCAAAGAGCTGAACCCAGAAGTCGTCTATATTCCTGACTACTACAACGTAGCTGGTCCGATTATGCAGAAAGCCAAAGAAATGGGCATTACCGCTAAATTTGTCGGCGGCGACGGCTGGGACAGCGTTCAGGTCGACTACGCTGACGCTGCACAGGGCCAGTACTTTGCAAACCACTATGCTGCAGATTCCCCGAAGGAAGCAGTACAGAGCTTTATCAACTCCTACAAGGACAAATACAGTGAAGCAGCCAACTCCTTCGCAGCCTTAGGCTACGATGGCATGAACGTTATGGCTGAAGCGATCAAAAATGCAGGCAGCACAGACTCTCAGGCAGTTGTTGACGCACTGCAGAAAATTGATTTTGACGGTGTAACCGGTCATTTCACATTTGATGAACAAGGTAATCCAAAGGGTAAGGACATTACAATCATTCAGGTTGATAATGGCGAATTGAAATTTGTGACCACTGTACAGGGTGACAACTAA
- the nth gene encoding endonuclease III: MNKENRKKVLEELERLYGTEKCGLDFTSPFELLIATMLSAQCTDVRVNIVTSELFKEYNTPEKLLTLNEGELREKIKSCGLSNTKAKNILLTCHMLLEEHNGIVPETMEELTKLPGVGRKTANVVMSNAFDVPAIAVDTHVFRVSRRIGLAKGNNVLQVEKELMKNIPRDYWSRAHHWLIWHGRRLCTARNPKCESCAINPYCDDYKKRNKKK; the protein is encoded by the coding sequence ATGAATAAAGAAAATCGAAAAAAGGTGCTGGAGGAGCTCGAGAGGCTCTACGGCACAGAAAAATGCGGGCTGGATTTTACCAGCCCTTTTGAATTGCTGATTGCAACCATGCTGTCGGCCCAGTGTACCGATGTGCGGGTAAATATTGTGACCAGCGAGCTGTTCAAGGAGTACAATACGCCGGAGAAGCTGCTGACCCTAAATGAGGGAGAGCTGCGCGAAAAAATCAAATCCTGCGGCTTGTCCAATACCAAGGCTAAAAACATTCTGCTGACCTGCCACATGCTTCTCGAGGAGCACAATGGCATTGTGCCCGAGACCATGGAGGAGCTCACGAAGCTTCCGGGCGTTGGCCGGAAAACCGCCAATGTGGTTATGAGCAACGCTTTTGATGTGCCGGCCATCGCGGTGGATACACATGTGTTCAGGGTGTCACGGCGCATTGGCCTGGCAAAAGGCAATAATGTGCTCCAGGTCGAAAAAGAGCTGATGAAAAATATTCCCAGGGACTACTGGTCCCGGGCGCACCACTGGCTGATTTGGCACGGAAGGCGGCTGTGTACGGCCAGAAACCCCAAGTGTGAGAGCTGCGCGATCAATCCTTACTGTGACGATTACAAAAAACGGAACAAGAAAAAATAA
- a CDS encoding cupin domain-containing protein: MLIKNEEHTIDDKLEMRGGNGTIHIKHVVDQDVLCDKGRLYAQITVEPGCSIGSHEHVNEKEIFYVLSGQAQVTDNSVKRILNPGDVLVTGHGSAHAVENTGAVNLEMMALILYGDEKHE; the protein is encoded by the coding sequence ATGCTGATCAAAAATGAAGAACATACCATTGATGATAAGTTAGAAATGCGCGGAGGAAACGGAACGATCCACATCAAGCATGTTGTGGATCAGGACGTTCTCTGCGACAAGGGAAGATTGTATGCGCAGATTACCGTGGAGCCAGGGTGCTCCATCGGTAGTCATGAGCATGTGAACGAAAAGGAAATATTTTATGTGCTGAGCGGTCAGGCCCAGGTGACAGACAACAGTGTAAAACGGATTTTGAATCCCGGGGACGTTCTGGTAACAGGACACGGGAGCGCCCACGCGGTCGAAAATACCGGAGCCGTTAATCTGGAAATGATGGCACTGATCCTTTACGGAGACGAGAAGCATGAATAA
- a CDS encoding transglycosylase domain-containing protein, which translates to MSKEEAKKIAPKASRKGLPKKKKKRMATWKIVLIVLAVLLVAGVVTGFSVYAANRQDISDFTYQQKEKTQIFSSDNQVIAEMAAENRTYVSLDQIPKDLQNGLIATEDSRFYTHSGVDYYGIMRSLVSNVFSGNSTGQGASTITQQLARVLWDLDVAEPGFMDSVNRKMKEISISRQLEEKYTKDQILEMYLNEYYFGSASYGVQAAAQTYFGKNVSDLNLAECAMLAGLPQAPSAYAPNANFEAAKNRQAQVLARMVKEGYITQEQADQATATEITIMPWSEEQTNDDIREGYGSFISAALQEYAEAMAPSVMKQKGVDEEEAIKQIRENIANGGYRVYTTINTGYQDAAISAMENGLDNAGFSQESGDTGSIVTVDKDGAVLGYYAGNTDIDMADSPRQPGSNIKPLYYSGAIEKGVFSPSSTIKDEPINIGGYSPKNYGGGYSGNVTITQALVNSLNIPAVKVFNTFGIENAMDWMKTLGITTFVNPGDRDDGADDYNLASALGGLTEGIKPIEMAAAFNCFNDGGVYNEPYKIVKIEQTNGKQVFDKSQLGLTSRKVMSEDTASSMWGILQQVVTSGTGGRAAQAYPTAGKTGTTDNEEDLWFTGMTGNITTSVWVGNLEHEPVGTGSYIPAGIYGTYVRSLINNDLVSEFATPEESTDTTPITTPTPAATPVPTPEATVEATPVPTTPSVNNNNNNTDEPETPVEPEEPSEPSTPSTEEE; encoded by the coding sequence ATGAGTAAAGAAGAAGCAAAGAAAATTGCTCCCAAGGCGTCCAGAAAAGGGCTGCCGAAAAAGAAAAAGAAAAGAATGGCAACGTGGAAGATCGTCCTGATTGTACTGGCGGTTCTGCTTGTTGCCGGCGTCGTGACAGGCTTTTCAGTCTACGCGGCCAACCGACAGGATATTTCAGATTTTACTTACCAGCAGAAGGAAAAAACACAGATTTTCTCCTCAGATAATCAGGTCATTGCCGAAATGGCAGCCGAGAACAGGACCTACGTGTCGCTGGACCAGATTCCAAAGGATCTGCAGAACGGCCTGATCGCAACCGAAGACTCCCGTTTTTATACACATAGCGGGGTAGACTACTACGGGATCATGCGTTCACTGGTCTCCAATGTGTTCAGCGGCAACAGTACAGGCCAGGGCGCCAGTACCATTACCCAGCAGCTCGCCAGAGTATTGTGGGATCTTGATGTTGCAGAGCCCGGCTTTATGGACTCTGTCAACCGTAAAATGAAGGAAATCTCCATTTCAAGACAGCTGGAGGAAAAATACACCAAGGATCAGATCCTTGAAATGTACCTGAATGAATATTACTTTGGTTCCGCCTCCTACGGTGTGCAGGCAGCCGCCCAGACTTATTTCGGCAAAAATGTCTCCGACCTGAATCTGGCCGAATGCGCCATGCTGGCAGGCCTGCCCCAGGCGCCGTCCGCTTACGCGCCGAACGCCAACTTTGAGGCCGCTAAAAACCGTCAGGCCCAGGTGCTCGCCCGTATGGTAAAAGAAGGCTACATTACCCAGGAACAGGCCGACCAGGCAACCGCAACGGAAATCACCATTATGCCCTGGTCCGAAGAACAGACCAACGATGATATTCGGGAGGGCTACGGCTCCTTTATCAGCGCCGCTCTTCAGGAATACGCCGAAGCCATGGCTCCGAGCGTGATGAAGCAAAAAGGCGTGGACGAGGAAGAAGCCATCAAGCAGATTCGTGAAAACATTGCGAACGGCGGCTACCGTGTCTACACTACCATCAACACAGGCTATCAGGACGCAGCCATTTCCGCCATGGAAAATGGCCTCGACAATGCTGGCTTCAGCCAGGAAAGCGGGGATACCGGTTCCATTGTCACCGTCGATAAGGACGGTGCGGTTCTGGGCTATTACGCAGGAAATACCGATATTGATATGGCCGACTCACCGAGACAGCCCGGTTCCAATATCAAACCGCTCTACTACAGCGGCGCCATTGAAAAGGGTGTGTTCTCTCCTTCTTCGACCATTAAGGACGAACCCATCAACATTGGCGGCTATTCACCGAAGAACTACGGCGGCGGCTACAGCGGCAATGTCACCATTACCCAGGCTCTCGTCAATTCTCTGAATATTCCAGCGGTTAAGGTCTTTAATACCTTTGGTATTGAAAATGCCATGGACTGGATGAAAACACTGGGAATCACCACCTTTGTCAATCCCGGAGACCGGGACGACGGCGCGGACGACTACAACCTGGCCAGTGCCCTCGGCGGCCTCACAGAAGGAATCAAGCCCATCGAAATGGCAGCTGCTTTTAACTGCTTTAACGACGGTGGTGTTTATAACGAACCGTACAAAATTGTTAAGATTGAACAGACCAACGGCAAGCAGGTCTTTGACAAGAGCCAGCTTGGCCTGACCTCCAGAAAGGTTATGTCTGAAGATACTGCCAGCTCCATGTGGGGCATCCTGCAGCAGGTTGTCACCAGCGGTACCGGCGGACGCGCGGCCCAGGCTTACCCGACAGCGGGTAAAACCGGGACGACGGACAACGAAGAGGATTTATGGTTCACCGGTATGACCGGGAACATTACCACCTCGGTATGGGTCGGCAACCTTGAGCATGAACCGGTCGGCACAGGGAGTTATATCCCGGCAGGTATCTATGGCACCTATGTCCGGTCACTCATCAATAATGACCTGGTTTCCGAGTTCGCCACACCGGAAGAATCTACTGACACAACACCCATAACCACTCCGACACCGGCAGCTACCCCGGTTCCGACACCCGAAGCAACGGTTGAGGCAACCCCTGTACCGACAACGCCCAGTGTCAATAATAATAATAACAACACAGACGAACCGGAAACGCCTGTAGAACCGGAAGAACCCAGTGAACCGTCAACGCCTTCCACTGAGGAAGAATAA
- a CDS encoding RluA family pseudouridine synthase, with the protein MIMPEEGQFVYHYIVGDVKSGSLKDMLTNHYDYSSRLLRQLKRNGSITLNGRDCWLTDPVRKGDQVVIAFPEERFDIEAVRGPLDIVYEDDEVLVVNKDADCVTHPTKSHQLDTLANRVAWYWEQRGTPGKIRFVNRLDRDTTGLVVIAKNKYVHHYIQSRMKTDVVKKTYIAFVNHVPKEKEGCIRVPIGRPSEDSLERIVMENGKESVTHFKVLESYRDAAMVELVLETGRTHQIRVHLKYIGCPIIGDSLYNHDGNPSYGMARQALHAAKLNLTLPKSGELELSAGLTEDLTTLQEALRKE; encoded by the coding sequence ATGATTATGCCCGAGGAGGGACAATTTGTATATCATTATATAGTAGGAGATGTAAAAAGTGGTTCTTTGAAGGACATGTTGACCAACCATTATGACTATTCCAGCCGGCTGCTCAGGCAGCTCAAGCGGAACGGCAGCATTACCCTCAACGGCAGGGACTGCTGGCTGACGGATCCGGTGCGCAAAGGAGACCAGGTGGTCATTGCCTTTCCGGAGGAACGGTTTGACATCGAGGCCGTCAGAGGACCTTTAGATATTGTCTATGAAGATGACGAGGTGCTTGTGGTCAACAAGGATGCGGACTGTGTGACCCATCCCACCAAAAGCCACCAGCTGGATACCCTGGCCAACCGTGTGGCCTGGTACTGGGAGCAGAGAGGTACTCCCGGAAAAATCCGCTTTGTCAACCGGCTGGACCGGGACACCACCGGCCTTGTCGTGATCGCGAAAAATAAATATGTGCATCATTATATCCAATCGCGAATGAAGACCGACGTGGTTAAAAAGACCTATATCGCCTTTGTGAACCATGTTCCAAAGGAGAAGGAGGGTTGTATCCGCGTGCCCATTGGCCGTCCGTCTGAGGACAGTCTGGAGCGAATTGTCATGGAAAATGGCAAGGAATCGGTCACGCATTTCAAAGTACTGGAAAGCTACAGGGACGCTGCCATGGTGGAGCTGGTGCTGGAAACCGGACGCACCCACCAGATCAGAGTCCATTTAAAATATATTGGCTGCCCCATCATTGGCGACAGTCTGTACAATCATGATGGGAATCCGAGCTATGGCATGGCCCGACAGGCCCTGCACGCTGCAAAGTTAAACTTAACCTTACCCAAAAGCGGTGAGTTGGAACTTTCCGCAGGATTAACTGAAGATTTAACAACACTTCAAGAAGCATTGAGGAAAGAATAA
- the radC gene encoding DNA repair protein RadC, which yields MAENTDHMAIREMPKDERPREKLIKHGVHSLSNAELIGIIIQTGCQDATAVELGQRILRAFDNDLSAFFGMSIEELDRNELLKGIGPAKACQIKAAIELGRRVNTPPPEQPRIGSPGDAAALLTEELRYLKQEHFMILLLDNKNKVIKTETISIGTINASLVHPREVFVKAIRQHAAAVILAHNHPSGDPKPSAEDRAMTKRLQESGELLGIPVLDHVVIGGADYFSFKESGYI from the coding sequence ATGGCCGAAAATACTGACCATATGGCAATCCGGGAGATGCCGAAAGATGAGCGTCCCCGCGAAAAGCTGATAAAACACGGCGTCCATAGTCTCAGTAATGCGGAGCTCATCGGCATTATCATTCAGACAGGATGCCAGGACGCGACAGCGGTGGAGCTGGGCCAGCGTATTCTGAGGGCCTTTGACAACGACCTGTCGGCCTTTTTCGGCATGAGCATTGAAGAGCTCGACCGCAATGAGCTGCTCAAGGGCATTGGCCCCGCAAAGGCCTGCCAGATTAAGGCAGCCATCGAGCTTGGACGGCGTGTGAACACCCCTCCGCCCGAGCAGCCGAGAATCGGCTCTCCGGGGGATGCGGCCGCGCTGCTGACAGAAGAGCTGCGTTACCTGAAGCAGGAACATTTTATGATCCTGCTGCTGGACAATAAGAACAAGGTCATTAAGACCGAGACCATTTCCATCGGGACCATCAACGCGTCTCTGGTGCATCCGAGAGAGGTTTTTGTCAAGGCCATCCGGCAGCATGCCGCTGCGGTGATTCTGGCCCACAACCACCCGTCTGGCGACCCGAAGCCAAGCGCGGAGGACAGGGCCATGACCAAACGGCTGCAGGAATCCGGTGAGCTGCTCGGCATTCCGGTCCTCGATCATGTGGTGATCGGCGGAGCGGATTATTTCAGCTTTAAAGAATCCGGCTATATCTAA
- a CDS encoding MarR family transcriptional regulator: protein MNDEQRDTLNTFFVDTFNRILSLEEQTLLKSSIENLSVKELHIIEAVSILQRDKKNTMTEIAAKVGITVGALTTAVNVLVKKEYLSRRRSEKDRRVVRIYLTEKGMRAEMHHRIFHENMVSNVGEVLTEEGLENLIIALKQLTSFFNGQLEDLKEK from the coding sequence ATGAATGATGAACAAAGAGATACTTTGAACACCTTTTTTGTCGATACCTTCAATAGAATCCTGTCGTTGGAAGAACAAACCCTTTTAAAAAGCAGCATTGAGAATCTTTCTGTCAAGGAATTACATATCATCGAAGCAGTCAGTATTTTACAGAGAGACAAAAAAAACACGATGACGGAAATAGCCGCAAAGGTTGGGATCACAGTCGGCGCCCTGACCACAGCGGTGAATGTGTTGGTCAAAAAAGAGTACCTGTCCCGCAGGCGTTCCGAGAAGGACCGCCGTGTGGTACGGATCTATTTAACAGAGAAAGGCATGCGGGCCGAGATGCACCACCGGATATTCCATGAGAATATGGTTTCAAATGTCGGTGAGGTTCTGACAGAGGAGGGGTTGGAAAACTTAATAATTGCTTTAAAACAGCTTACTTCCTTTTTTAACGGACAGCTGGAGGATTTGAAAGAAAAATAA